The Micrococcales bacterium genome includes a window with the following:
- the phnC gene encoding phosphonate ABC transporter ATP-binding protein yields MQGLISAVRFEGVSRCYAGTWALHNICLSVPPGQFAVMLGPSGSGKSTLLRHVNRLEQPTEGTITIHGLDIADLNGRDLRRVRSQIGFIFQGFELVGPLTALENVLTGALSSVRGPRLGAWSYPKAMRSRAMEQLDRVGLAEMAHRRSETLSGGQKQRVAIARALMQEPSILLADEPVASLDPETSNEVMTLVRQIATRDALTVLCSLHQVDLALSWADRLIGLRQGEVVLDAPAATVTADQVLPLYQRPVPDSPELLDTSLTELTG; encoded by the coding sequence GTGCAAGGCCTGATCTCAGCCGTCCGCTTCGAAGGTGTCAGCCGGTGTTACGCCGGCACCTGGGCCCTACACAACATTTGCCTGTCGGTGCCGCCGGGTCAATTCGCGGTCATGCTGGGACCGTCGGGTTCCGGCAAGTCGACGCTGTTGCGCCACGTCAACCGACTGGAGCAGCCCACCGAAGGCACAATCACGATCCATGGACTTGACATTGCCGACCTAAACGGACGTGACCTGAGGCGGGTCCGCTCGCAGATTGGCTTCATTTTCCAGGGATTTGAGCTGGTTGGGCCACTGACCGCCCTGGAGAATGTGCTGACTGGGGCTCTGTCTTCGGTGCGCGGCCCGCGGCTGGGGGCTTGGAGCTACCCCAAGGCGATGCGGTCTAGGGCCATGGAGCAGCTCGATCGGGTTGGACTGGCTGAGATGGCCCACCGGCGCTCGGAGACGTTGTCTGGTGGCCAGAAACAGCGTGTGGCCATCGCCCGGGCCTTGATGCAGGAACCCTCAATCCTGCTGGCGGACGAGCCGGTGGCCTCGCTTGACCCGGAAACCTCCAACGAGGTTATGACCTTGGTGCGGCAAATCGCCACCCGTGACGCCCTAACCGTGCTGTGTTCGCTGCATCAGGTCGACCTGGCGCTGTCTTGGGCAGACAGGTTGATTGGCCTGCGCCAAGGCGAGGTGGTGCTAGATGCCCCCGCCGCCACTGTCACAGCTGACCAAGTGCTACCGCTGTACCAGCGACCGGTACCGGATTCGCCCGAGCTCCTCGATACCAGCCTGACGGAGCTTACGGGATGA
- a CDS encoding ABC transporter permease subunit codes for MTSAALPQGQAAGPPSAGGPGLVGPGVSNRGRAASPKPLGTRLAGLTLAGLLGLGLWAVWVNLGQAGTLTDAWFNLRRFAARVGPLRFPPLGELVSLTALTLGTVILGTLLAAVLSVPVAWASAGPTAPNAFVRATGRFIGVLSRAIPDVVMAMVFVLMFSLGALPGILAFGLHSVGMISRLFADAIEQSDPGPRLAIRATGGSKVQEFTSGILPQVFPSWVATVLHRADINLRGSVILGYAGVAGLGLAMRNAFAVLDYSLGLGIALVILLLCAVMEFVSSAARKRLQGLSGAAAGSKARRRRPPGLWVGGFAALVGASIWVCHISWRDLFSFWGYVPGVAASFWPPNTGSYGLGRFSQALMTTLGIALAAVVISLLGSVVLGSLAARNVAPNRTIRSVCRGLLVFIRAIPELVVAIVLIVVTGLGAPAGVMALGICGVGLLGKLIADSIEENPPGPETALKATGATRLQRYTGATLPAARRAVIGHVFYLLDTNIRSATILGVVGGGGIGYYLLTASQGARYGQVTLIVGMVVVVVLALEGLTIWLRKALQ; via the coding sequence ATGACATCCGCCGCGCTGCCTCAAGGCCAAGCCGCTGGGCCGCCGTCCGCTGGCGGCCCGGGTCTGGTTGGGCCAGGCGTTTCCAACCGCGGTCGCGCGGCCTCGCCCAAGCCGCTTGGCACCCGCTTGGCCGGTTTGACACTGGCGGGGTTGTTGGGTCTGGGGCTCTGGGCGGTTTGGGTCAACCTGGGCCAGGCCGGCACCCTGACGGACGCCTGGTTCAACCTGCGGCGCTTTGCCGCCCGGGTTGGTCCACTAAGGTTCCCGCCGCTAGGCGAATTGGTCTCGTTGACGGCTTTAACCCTGGGCACCGTGATTCTAGGCACGCTACTGGCGGCCGTCTTGTCGGTGCCTGTGGCCTGGGCCTCGGCCGGGCCCACCGCGCCCAACGCCTTTGTCCGAGCCACCGGCCGGTTCATCGGCGTGCTGTCGCGAGCCATACCGGATGTGGTCATGGCCATGGTGTTTGTGCTGATGTTCTCCTTGGGGGCGCTGCCAGGCATTTTGGCCTTTGGGCTGCATTCGGTTGGCATGATCTCCCGGCTATTCGCCGACGCCATTGAACAATCTGATCCAGGACCCCGCTTGGCCATCAGGGCTACCGGAGGCTCCAAGGTTCAAGAATTCACCTCAGGCATATTGCCGCAAGTCTTCCCCTCCTGGGTGGCAACGGTGCTCCACCGGGCCGATATCAACCTCAGAGGTTCGGTCATCCTGGGCTACGCCGGTGTGGCCGGCCTGGGCCTGGCAATGCGCAATGCTTTCGCCGTGCTCGACTACTCCCTTGGTCTAGGGATTGCCCTGGTCATCTTGCTGTTATGCGCCGTAATGGAGTTCGTCAGCTCGGCCGCTCGCAAACGCCTGCAAGGCCTGAGCGGAGCCGCCGCCGGGTCAAAGGCTCGCCGCCGCCGGCCACCCGGCCTCTGGGTTGGCGGCTTCGCGGCGTTGGTTGGGGCCTCGATCTGGGTTTGCCACATTTCTTGGCGCGACCTGTTCAGCTTTTGGGGTTATGTTCCGGGCGTGGCGGCTTCCTTTTGGCCGCCCAACACCGGCTCCTATGGCCTTGGCCGCTTCAGCCAAGCCTTGATGACGACCCTCGGTATTGCCCTGGCGGCCGTTGTCATCTCACTATTGGGTTCTGTTGTGTTGGGGTCGCTGGCTGCCCGCAACGTCGCCCCAAACCGGACTATTCGCTCGGTCTGCCGGGGCCTGCTGGTCTTCATCCGGGCCATCCCCGAACTGGTGGTGGCGATTGTGCTGATCGTCGTGACCGGCCTGGGCGCCCCGGCCGGGGTGATGGCTCTTGGGATCTGCGGGGTTGGCCTGCTAGGCAAATTGATCGCCGATTCAATCGAGGAAAACCCACCCGGTCCCGAAACCGCCCTCAAAGCCACCGGCGCTACCCGCCTTCAGCGCTACACCGGCGCCACTCTGCCGGCCGCCCGCCGGGCCGTCATTGGACATGTCTTTTACTTGCTTGACACCAACATCCGCTCGGCCACCATCTTGGGTGTGGTCGGTGGTGGCGGCATTGGCTACTACCTGCTAACCGCCTCACAGGGCGCCCGTTACGGCCAGGTCACGCTGATCGTGGGCATGGTGGTGGTCGTGGTCTTGGCCCTGGAGGGCCTGACAATCTGGCTGCGAAAGGCCCTGCAATGA